The sequence TTGAAGGGAGCTCGCCTTGACATTCCTCACCTCAAGAAGACAGATGTTGGAGACTACACGTGCCAGGCTCTGAACGCAGCTGGAACATCAGAGGCCAGCGTCTCTGTCGACGTTCTTGTTCCCCCAGAGATCAATCGCGATGGAATTGACATGTCGCCAAGGCTACCAGCTCAACAAAGTTTGACTCTCCAGTGTCTAGCACAAGGAAAACCTGTTCCTCAAATGAGATGGACTTTGAATGGAACTGCACTTACTCATTCAACGCCAGGAATTACGGTTGCTTCTGACTCtacatttattcaaattaacaACGTTTCTCTGAGTGATAAGGGAGTTTACACATGCTACGCGGAAAATGTTGCGGGAAGTGATAATTTGATGTACAATGTGGATGTTGTTCGTAagttgtatttaaaaaaaaaacaactattttttttcaaacaatcacTGCGTCCCGTTTCAGAAGCTCCGGTTATTTCAAATGGAGGAACCAAACAAGTCATCGAAGGAGAACTTGCAGTCATTGAGTGTCTTGTTGAGGGATACCCAGCTCCACAAGTTTCTTGGCTCAGAAACGGAAATCGTGTTGAAACTGGAGTTCAAGGTGTTAGATATGTGACGGACGGCAGAATGCTAACAATTATTGAAGCCAGAAGCTTAGATTCTGGAATCTACCTCTGCTCCGCAACCAATGAAGCAGGATCTGCCCAACAAGCTTACACCTTAGAAGTTTTAGTATCGCCAAAGATCATAACCAGCACGCCTGGAGTGTTAACGCCTTCGTCTGGATCTAAATTCTCTTTGCCTTGTGCAGTACGTGGATACCCGGATCCAATAATCAGTTGGACATTAAACGGAAACGACATCAAAGATGGAGAGAACGGCCACACTATTGGTATTCAGAGTTTTAAGCTTTTTGTGTCAATTCAACTCGGTTTTTAGGTGCTGATGGAACTCTTCACATTGAAAAAGCTGAAGAACGTCACTTGATTTATGAATGCACAGCCAAAAATGATGCTGGAGCAGACACGCTTGAATTCCCAGTTCAAACCATTGGTAAGTATGTTCTTGTGTGTGGTACAATTTtactcaattttattttttcaaagtgattTTAAACTCACgccaaaactttaaatttcgaactttttgttttctggcAAACCGCATGCAGTTTTATAGAAACATGGTTTTGAGGGAATTATATCAAGTAACTGTTTCACAACTTTTATTTGCATTAAACAACTATGTATGTatatgaaagtttgaattgagttgaattgaatttgagttttttttgttgtcaatAAGGGTTTGCTAAAGTTTTCTAGAGTGCTGAAATAACGAAACATAGAAACATTTTGACCGCGACTTATTAACACTAAAGTTAATGTTTTGAAGTTTATTGTGAAGTATGACTCAAAAACTGCCCATATTTCAAAaggttaaaaatttaaaaattttcaaatatttcatgaaatacgaggtttcaaaattatttgagtTTTCAGTCGCCCCTAAAATCAGCACAAGTGGAAATAGATACATCAATGGTTCTGAAGGAACCGAGACTGTCATAAAATGCGAGATTGAGTCAGAGTCATCTGAATTCAGCTGGAGCAAGAACGGCGTACCACTGCTTCCTTCGAATAATCTAATCTTCAGTGAAGATTATAAACTTATTAAGATTTTGTCGACACGACTTTCGGATCAAGGAGAATACAGTTGTACGGCGGCGAATAAAGCAGGAAATGCTACTCAAAAGACTAATTTGAATGTTGGAGTTGCTCCAAAGATTATGGAAAGACCACGTACCCAAGTTGTGCACAAGGGCGATCAAGTCACTCTATGGTGTGAAGCTTCAGGTGTTCCACAACCTGCAATTACTTGGTACAAAGATAACGAACTTCTTACTAATAGTGAGCACGTGAACAAGtatcgaaaaaatatgttaaatttCAGCTGGAGTTGATGAGACTGCCACAACCAAAAAGAAGTCAGTAATTTTCTCTTCAATTTCTCCATCACAGGCTGGTGTCTACACTTgcaaagctgaaaattgggttGCGTCTACTGAAGAGGATATTGATTTGATTGTAATGAGTGAGTATATATCTACTTTGTggttatggaaaaaaaactaaaatttcagtccCACCCGAGGTGGTCCCAGAGAGAATGAATGTGTCTACCAACCCACGTCAAACTGTCTTCCTTTCATGCAATGCTACAGGAATCCCCGAACCAGTTATCAGTTGGATGAGAGATTCTAACATTGCCATTCAGAACAATGAGAGTGAGTCATTGAAaggaagtttttttaaagaataattttattcagaatatCAAATTCTTGGAACAACTCTGGCAATTAGAAATGTTCTTCCGGACGATGATGGTTTTTATCATTGTATCGCCAAGTCAGATGCTGGACAGAAAATTGCTACAAGGAAGCTTATTGTTAACAGtatgtaaattaaaaaaattgagaaatattaAGCAATCCTATAAACAATATGTTATTTTCAGCATACtaaatcgaaaatatttttgcacataaaagttttttccagAGCCATCTGATAGACCAGCTCCAATTTGGGTAGAATGTGACGAGAAGGGAAAACCTAAGAAGACAGAGTACATGATTGATCGAGGAGATACTCCGGATGATAATCCACAACTTCTTCCATGGAAGGATGTTGAAGACTCTTCCCTCAATGGATCAATTGCTTATCGTTGTATGCCAGGACCAAGATCCTCTCGAACCGTTTTACTCCATGCAGCTCCCCAGTTTATTGTTAAACCGAAAAATACAACCGCTGCTATTGGAGCAATTGTTGAGCTGAGATGCTCAGCAGCTGGACCACCGCACCCAACAATTACTTGGGCCAAGGACGGAAAGCTTATCGAAGATAGCAAATTTGAAATAGCTTATTCTCATTTGAAGGTCACATTGAACAGCACATCGGATTCAGGGGAATACACTTGTATGGCACAAAATAGCGTTGGCTCCAGCAccgtaagttttttaaaaagctatAAATGGTTTACAactattataaaaaaaagtgtaaataAACACAGCAATTTCTATCAGGCACTTATTGTTATTACCTGCAATTTCGCTGTGTGTATAGTGGCGTAAATTAAAacactgaaacttttttttgttattatctacaaataaaattttacaggTGTCCGCCTTCATTAATGTTGATAACAACATTCTTCCAACTCCAAAACCATCTTCTAACCAGAAAAATGTTGCCGTGATCACCTGTTATGAGAGAAACCAAGCATATAGTCGTGGTCTGACTTGGGAGTATAATGGAGTTCCAATGCCAAAGAATTTGGCTGGTATTCACTTTATGAATAATGGCTCTCTGGTTATCCTGGACACTAGCAGTTTGAAGGAAGGGGATTTGGAATTGTACACTTGTAAAGTCAGGAACAGAAGACGTCACTCAATTCCTCACTTGACATCAGCGTTCGAAGGAGTACCAGAAGTTAAGACAATTGATAAAGTTGAAGTCAACAATGGagattcggttgttttggattgTGAAGTCACAAGTGACCCTCTAACAACTCATGTTGTGTGGACTAAGAATGACCAGAAGATGTTGGATGACGATGCAATTTATGTGCTTCCAAACAATAGTTTAGTCCTACTTAATGTGGAGAAATATGACGAGGGTGTTTATAAATGCGTTGCTTCCAACTCTATTGGCAAAGCTTTTGATGATACACAGCTCAATGTTTACGGTAAGTCCGCCCTCAGTTTTTAACACACGTTTGAATACCACCACTTCCACACGCCAACCCTCACTGACCGTAACTCTGTCCATTCCTAATTGTAACTGTGAATTTTATCCTATGTTTTTGCATCCAATGtgaataaaatcgaaaacatCCCGGGGGTCCGGTCGGTGAGGTGTCTCGATTGACATGAGACGTAAACGCGTTTCTAGAAGGTGACTTCCTGCCTCTGACCGGATTCGAAGGAAGTGGAATTAATATCGATGACTCTTCAAATGCAGGAGGTTCATCTCGTCGCGAAGCTTACAAGAAGGAAAATGAAGACGCATCTACAACGACAATCACGACTACTTCACCGACAACAACGACAACTGAAACACCATTGACAACCACAATCATTCCAGGTAAGAGATTAACACAGAATTATTCATACAATGCAATTAATTATTTCAGCATTGATTACACTTCCAGCAAAACAATACCCAACTGATGATTATCATGAGGGTAGTGCAAACGACGATGGATTTGGGCCAACAACTCAAGACAGCCTATTCGAATTCAATCCACCACTGCATCCAGAAATATCGGTTGTGAACACAGACTGCGCAGGAACAATCAACGAAAATGGAGATTGTGTTGGTATGTTTTTTATTCTTAAATTTAACTATTCTAGTTTTGTTTATAAGAGTTCAATTATGTCAGACGACATAACGAAATATTTTcggttcaaaattaaaaacaatacgTTCCTTGGTACGTGTATAGGTGTACCCTTGAAAACTTAGAAAGAAGAAAactattgttatttttatctTAAACACCTGTTGTTTGAGTGCAGAACATTATTTTCCATTGCAGGACTAagtaaattaaatattcaaaacatttttattctgaTCCTAACAACGAAAATTTATTAGCCATCATGATAAATATGCATATGTTGTTCTTAAAGTTGTTTTGGGATTAGAATttatattcttcaaaaatgtatttgttaTGGTGATGCGCACAAACTAAATCATAACCGTTTTGCTGGTGCCACTTCAAAAAGTTAGGGTACATTGCCTAGTCGTGCTTCAACTTTGTAAATTTCCAGACAAAGACGGAAAAACACACAACCTAAAAATTCTAACTGGAGAAAATCATTGTCCAGAAGGTTTTGCAATGAACCCTCACACAAGAATTTGCGAAGATCTCGATGAGTGCGCTTTCTATCAACCATGCGATTTTGAATGCATAAACTATGATGGAGGATTCCAATGCAATTGCCCATTAGGATATGAGCTTGCTGAAGAAGGATGTCGAGGTAAGATTAGAAGTTGTTATATTATTTAGttgaatgatttttcagatgttaATGAGTGCGAGTCAGTGCGATGCGAAGATGGCAAAGCTTGCTTCAACCAACTGGGAGGCTATGAATGTATCGATGACCCCTGTCCAGCTAACTACAGTCTGGTTGATGACAGATACTGCGAGCCGGAATGTGAGAACTGTACTTCAACACCAATTCAAGTACACATGTTGGCAATTCCAAGTGGACTCCCgagtaagtttttatttcaaataaaatcttATATTCATAAGTATTAGTTTAACAACTTTAAACAGCTTTAAACAGCACAAAAACAGTCAATGTGACAAGTTTCAAATAAtcttttaataagaaaaatactgggcaattttcagtttctcacATTGCAACACTCACCGCTTACGACAAGAGTGGAAGAGTTCTCAATGACACAACTTATGCAATATCCGATACTGGAGCTCCACTTGCCAGAGGTGATCACTTTTTCTATACTTCTGTTATTTTTCCATACGTTCCAGGAAGAATGACATCTGGTCCATTCACCATCAAAGCTGTAAAGCGTGGTCATGCTCAAGTGTGGACTAACAGAGTACTTGCTGCAGGTGATCATCACAAAGTACGAGTAAGAGCACACTCTGATCATGCTACAAATGAATTGCATGCACCGAAGGAGACAAACTTCTTGGTCCTAATTAATGTTGGCCAATATCCATTCTAGATTAATAATTTGATGAATTATTATTAAAGCCATTCTATTTATCGTTTTTGcttgttcttttttcattatACACCGATATTCTCAATggagcaatttttcattttgctaTCTGCtgatttgtcatttttttgtaataagttcggttttatatttttcactgTGTTTGTAACTATAAATGAAAACTTCAACTTGATATTCGACTTAATTTTTGATTGCGAACcgtacttttaaaaaacaacatcaaaaattactgACTATTTTTAGAATGCAAAGTATGCCAGACCCCACATTTTCCCATTTCCTCCTAATGTGAATGGAACTTTAAATGATTACAATAGAATAAATTATTGCCCTCGCTAGAAATGGCCACAAACTACCTGGGTTGGCTAAAACCACCAAAATATTCTTCAGATGAAAGAAGTTGGATAAAAAGGAAGAGGAGGCGGAGGGCGGGTGAAAGTTTACGCCGTATGAGTCATTTGCAATTTATGTGAAAAAGACCCTGACACATCACAACAAATTCCAGCTGGTACAAGATATCATTGATTTCGTAATTCATCTTGTTAAGATTAGTCATGGGTGGTCAATCCAGTATTCTGAACCTTCATGgaaactaaaaactttttgaaccaGGTATGGGTTTAGTTTCTGTATCAATTTATGAGAAATATTACAGCTTGTGTTTTCATGcgtattttgttttcaaaacaatactTTGCCTGCTATGGGATGTTATTTAACACCAGGATGTTAATTATCATCCTATTAAGCTTCCTACAAACTCGAGGAAATAGACATTCTCTGCATCGATACAGTTTTTCGTGTAATGTGAGGAATTTTAGGTAGTTTGGCTACCTGCTGTTCAAATAACATCTGAAACTCTCACAAGGTCTTTCACTCAAAATTACTGATAGGAAAATGGACTTGAACTCCCTATTAGGATAGCTGCCCCTAAAATACTTGCACTCAAAATAACCAATTACAAATTAAACTTGCATGCAGCgcttaaagttttcaaacaaacaaaacataaaaagTTAATTACCGGCTATTCTTCGTACTCTGTAGCGGGCTCATTTCGAAAGACTAGCCTTACAATCTGGAATCACGAGAATGACTTTCCACCCAAAGATGGCCCCGTGAGCTGAGTGCACCACCATACAATCTGGTGGACAAATGTAAGTGAAGATATTGACATTTATATAGGCCCCATTAATATAGTGTCGgacattttccagttttagcATTCCATAGTTTTATGAGTGTTGCTGGATACCCGCATCATAATAAACCTGCGAGAGAGGCCATTATCGACTTGTTTTCCTCCTGGCAGAGCAGAAGAGAGGAGGAGGTATGCCAGTTAAgtcttttatctttttttcaatgattttttcattaactgtcttattgtttttcatgttttggctttgtttattattttgaaatacgtAGTCGATGTTAATCATCCAATTCGTTAGAAAATGCATTAGtaatcctaaaaattgaatatacataaataggaaaataattgttaaattcgtttaaacaaaattttacacaTCATTTCCAATTGAGACGGCTCAAAcaatttcatttagaaaataagATGTCTTTCGTGTTTTGCAGAATAATCAAAAACCGTGATAACAACAAATCAGAAATGCAAATGAATTGTCAGCTGTTCTCTAATTCCAGTGACGTTAATTAATGAAACCGGCTTCCAATATTACAACGAAtgtgtttttcaaagaattttatttgttagaaaaataaaacaaggaATTTCAGGTGTGTTATATAGTAGTTGTAGtaaagaattaaaataaatagtttttattttccaagtaatttttaaatctttgaGTTCACGTGAATTTTACGGAGAGTATCAACTAGTTTAACATTTGGATCGCTTCACGAATTTGCGTACCATCCTTGCGCAGGGGTAACATTAATATAAATGTTAAAAAGCTaacaatacattttcaaatatgttttttacCTTAGCTGTGCATGAATTATGTATATTCCTGTGATTAAATGCATCCAAtacttatatttttcagttgtgTCAAAATGATAAACAATCAGTAACTTATAGAACTTAAAACAATGAATTCCTAAAGGGAGAtacaaaaatgaatagaaaagcAGAAGTTGTCAAAGAAAACCAACTTCTGGTTTTCTCTGTTTCTCCCTTTGTTTTTACACTTATTCAGTGGTAATAGTAGCAGTTCGACCTCTCCGTGTCCACTGAAAGCTGAAGTTTCTTTTACCTTCAAGCAGTTTACACTaagaagtttattttattttctattgcCGGTCAGTGATTTCACcttgacatttttcaagttaagAACCACTCTTGACCGGCTTCATTCGGTGATTTTCATTGTTACCAATTGTtgatttatatattttctagaAGATTCTTAGATTCTCAGTGGTGTAATGCAGATGGCACTTTATGATCAGATTAGTCTGTTTCAGAGGAAGGATTGGCGTCTCTAGTTGACGTGACATCTAGACggttttctctgtttttttttcttttaaatccTCACGTTAACCTTTCatcactatttttcaattgccCTATTCTGTCTCGCtgacaaaaacttgaaattcacTGACTAAATCTCATGTCGTTCCACGTAGTGACTTCAACTAATCCTATCTtgtgaatattttaaagtagacttttctctttttgtgtttttgatttcaactTCACAAATCGAAATCACTatcttttttgtgatttttttaaatcaagcaAATGTTGGAAGTCTAAAGATTTAAAATCAAGTTATTTCCTTTTCAGAATCtactgtttgtttttttttaatttttgtgtacTGGATTCTTATCTTTATTACACTTTTCCTAAAATTCCACTCGTGATTTGTTTCCTGAAAAAGTGGGTTGTTTTTCCAAAGGAGAGTTTTCTTTTCACtgttattttttgcataaatcaTGATTTCTCTGcaggaatattgaaaaaattaattagatgTGCTACTTAGAGTACACAGTTTGCCAGCTTATATAAAAGAACCACAGGTTTCTGAAGATTattgtttatttcaaaatcccATTTTCGCAAACTCCCAGTACACACAAAAAGTAATATTAATAGTGGTTAAGTGGATCAGTAAGTTTTTGTAGTTGCAAACTCCtatgtataaattttttaattaagagTGTACATTTGTTTTATTACTTTTCCGAATAACTGAGTGTTCTAGAACTGAGACCTGAAAACTATGTTTCCTTGCATAATATTTGATATTGCTGTGAACTATTTCCACGAAACCTGTTGACTTTACATTCATCTCACACGAGAAGAATAAATGGCAACAAAAAGAGGAATACT comes from Caenorhabditis elegans chromosome X and encodes:
- the him-4 gene encoding EGF-like domain-containing protein (Confirmed by transcript evidence), whose translation is MNPHTRICEDLDECAFYQPCDFECINYDGGFQCNCPLGYELAEEGCRDVNECESVRCEDGKACFNQLGGYECIDDPCPANYSLVDDRYCEPECENCTSTPIQVHMLAIPSGLPISHIATLTAYDKSGRVLNDTTYAISDTGAPLARGRMTSGPFTIKAVKRGHAQVWTNRVLAAGDHHKVRVRAHSDHATNELHAPKETNFLVLINVGQYPF